CCTCGCGGTCGGCTACTGGGAGACGGTCGACGAACTGCGGGACAACTGGCAGATCGACCGCGAGTTCACTCCGGAGATGCCCGCCGAGGAGGCAGACGGCCTGCACGCCCGCTGGATGGACGCGGTCGACTGCTCGCGCGGCTGGGCGACCGACGGGGACGGAGGCGACTGAATGGCGCAGATCGACCTCTCGGGGCTCTGGGCGGTCGAGATGCTCATCGCGGCGTTCGCGGGCGGCGCGTTCGGCGCGGCGCTCGGCGCGCTCCCCGCCTTCATCTTCACGGGGTTCATGGTCATCGCGGGGGAGGCCGCGGAGATCGCCAATCGGCACATCGGCCAGACGGTGGGCATCAGTGCCGCAGAACTCGACGCCGTCGGGATCACGGGCTCGATCGCCTTCGGTCCCGTCTTCGGTCCCCACATCAGCTTCGCGGCGGGCGCGGCGGCGGCCGCCTACGCCGCCCGCAAGGGCTACATCGACGATCCCGGCTTCGACTACCACCCCGCGAAGGACATCCCCTACGCGCTCGGGACGAAGCCGGACGTGCTCGCGGTCGGCGGGATCTTCGGGATCGTCGGCTACTGGATCGCCACCCTCTCCGGCGCGCTCTCGCTCCCGTGGGACCCCATCGCGATGGGGGTCACCCTCTCGGCGCTCGTCCACCGCGTCGCCTTCGGCTACCCCATCGTCGGGGACACCTCGCGGGGACTGCTGAACATGAAGCCGTTCGAGGCCGAGGAGATGCGCGTCATGGGCGAGCACGCCACCGACGGCGGGGCCGAGAACTCGCGTTTCCTCGTCGAGCCGTGGCTCCCCCACCAGTACAAGTGGGCGAACGTCGCCGCGATCGGCGCGGTCGTCGGGGTGCTCGCCGCGTACACCGCCTACGTGACCGAGAGCGCGTTCCTCGCGTTCGGCATCAGCGCCGCGAGCCTCGTCTTCCTCAACCTCGGGGTGGCGAACATCCCCGTCACGCACCACATGGCGCTCCCGGCGAGCACGGCGGCGCTGGCGCTCGTCCCGCAGGGGACGCCGATCACCGAGGCGTCGCTGGTCGTCGTCCTCGTCGTCGGCGCGGCGTTCGGGCTGATCTGCGCGCTGTTCGGGGAACTGTTCCAGCGTGTCTTCTACGCGCACGGCGACACCCACTGGGACCCGCCCGCGGCGGCCATCGTCTTCGGGACGTTCCTCATCGCCGTGCTCGCGCTGGTCGGCGTCCTCCCGCAGAGCGTCTGGGTACCGCTGCCCTGACGCCGCGGGGCTGACGGGTCGGGCGTACCTGACCCTCGGCGCGCGCGACCGATCCGCGACCGACCTCCGATCGATCTCACTACACACCTCCGATGAACTTCGAGGAACGCATCCTCAGGCGACAGCGAACCGACGGCGACGCCCGACTCGTGCGCGACGGCGACGCGGTGAACCCGCTCGCGCACCTCGACGAACCGGTCGGGCGCGGCCCCGTCCTCGAGCGACTGCTCGACGCGGTCGCCCCCGTCTTCGAGGGCGAACTCCCGGCCGACAGCTACCTCTGGGGGCCGGCGGGGAGCGGGAAGTCGGCGCTCGTCACCGCGCTCGTCGAACACCTCTCGCGGCTCGTCGGGGGGGGCGGCCGGGCGATCTACACCACGACCCGTGGCGGATCGACCGGGCCGTCGCTCGCCGTTCGCTACGTGGACGCACGGACGGCCAACAGCGCGTTCGGACTCCACTACGCCGTGCTCGACGCGCTCTCCGACGACGCCATCCCGCGCGGCGGGGTCCGCACCGACGCGCTGCGGGAGCGCCTCGCCGAGTGGCTCTCCCGGCGGAACCGGCGCGTCCTGCTCGTCGTCGACCACGTCGGGGAGCCCGAGACGTATCCGGCGTCGTTCGTGACCGACCAGTTCGCCCCGCTCGCTGACGCGGTGGCGACCGTCTGCGTCGGACGCGACCCGCCCGCCGAGGGCGAGTGGGAACCCGCGCAGGTCGTCGAAGTGCCGGCGTACGACCGGCACGCGCTGGAGGACGTGCTGACGACGCGCGTCTCCCGCGGGCTCTCCCCCCGGGCGCTCCGCCACGAACAGCTCGCCCGGATCGCGTCCTGGGCCGACGGGAACGCCTACGACGCCCTCTGCGCGCTGTTCTGCGCGGTCGACGCCGCGGTGACGGCGGGCGCGGACCGCGTCTCCGACGAACACGTGGACGCGGGGATGGCGGCGGTCCCCCGCGACGGCGTCCCCCTCGGGCGCGTCCTCGCGCTCTCCGACGCCCGCCGGACCGTCCTGCGACACCTGGTGACCCTCGACGCCGACCAGCGCACCTCGGTGGGGGCGACCGCGGAGGCGATCGCGGCCGACCCCGAGGTCTCGCTCTCGGTCGGGACCGTCACGCGCGTGCTGTACGAACTCGCCGAGACGGGGATCCTCGATCGGGTCACGGTCGAGGCAGACTCGGGGCGGGGACGACCCCCGAGCCGCCTCGAACCGCGGTTCTCGACGCTCGCCTTCCGGCGGCTGTACGACGCGGCGTGAGCCTCCCGCGCCGCCCGTATCCTCTGCGCCTTCGCGCCTCCCGCACCTCCCGCGCCGTCCGATGACGTTAAGCGCGCGCCGGATGAGCCTAGACGCGACAGAGATGTACGACCGGATTCTCTTCCCGACCGACGGGAGCGAGGGGGCGGACGAGGCGCTCGACTACGCGCTCTCGCTCGCAGAGCTGTCCGACGCGACGGTCCACGTACTGTACGTCGCCGACACGAACCGCGACAGCCTGGCGGTCCTCGGCGGCGAGGTGGTCGACGCCCTCGAGGAGGAGGGCGAGCGCGTCGTGAGCGAGGTGGTCGAGACCGCCGAGGCGCGCGGCGTGGGTGTCGTCGGCGAGGTGGTGCAGGGCGAGCCCCACCCGTCGATCCTCGACTACGCCGAGCGCGAGGGCGTCGACCTTATCGTGATGGCGACCCACGGACGGCGCGGACTCGACCGCTACCTCCTCGGGAGCGTCACCGAGAAGATCGTCCGGACGGCGTCCGTGCCCGTGCTGACGGTTCGAATGGACGAGGCCGACTGACCGCGCCCCGGTGACTTCGGCCGCCGACCGCCGATCACCGACCGTCGGCCGTCGGCCGTCGACCGCGGTGCCACCCGGGTGAGTCGGCGGTCCCCCCGGAGACGGCGGATCGGACCGTCACCGGCCGGACGCGGTGACGATCCTCCGGCGAGGAGTCACGGAAATATCGACCGGATCCCTCGCGGCCATGACCCCCGGTCGAGTACGGGCACAGTCGTGTGCGAGACGTCGCGCGCGGACGAGGGGGCCGGTGAACTCGACGGATCGAGACGCTCGTCCCCGTCCCCGTCCCCTTTCGTTCACGCGTGCGGACTCGCGCGTACCCCATGACTCTCGGCAGATACACACTCGTACTCCAGCAGGGCGGTTCGAACGGCGGGACTGGTATCGACTGGCCGGACACGCCCGGGGAGGCGCTCGCCCAGTTCTCCGGCGTCGTCGCGGACGTGCTCGTGTTCGTCGCCG
The Halomarina pelagica DNA segment above includes these coding regions:
- a CDS encoding universal stress protein; this encodes MYDRILFPTDGSEGADEALDYALSLAELSDATVHVLYVADTNRDSLAVLGGEVVDALEEEGERVVSEVVETAEARGVGVVGEVVQGEPHPSILDYAEREGVDLIVMATHGRRGLDRYLLGSVTEKIVRTASVPVLTVRMDEAD
- a CDS encoding Cdc6/Cdc18 family protein, which gives rise to MNFEERILRRQRTDGDARLVRDGDAVNPLAHLDEPVGRGPVLERLLDAVAPVFEGELPADSYLWGPAGSGKSALVTALVEHLSRLVGGGGRAIYTTTRGGSTGPSLAVRYVDARTANSAFGLHYAVLDALSDDAIPRGGVRTDALRERLAEWLSRRNRRVLLVVDHVGEPETYPASFVTDQFAPLADAVATVCVGRDPPAEGEWEPAQVVEVPAYDRHALEDVLTTRVSRGLSPRALRHEQLARIASWADGNAYDALCALFCAVDAAVTAGADRVSDEHVDAGMAAVPRDGVPLGRVLALSDARRTVLRHLVTLDADQRTSVGATAEAIAADPEVSLSVGTVTRVLYELAETGILDRVTVEADSGRGRPPSRLEPRFSTLAFRRLYDAA